The Kitasatospora sp. NBC_00374 genome has a segment encoding these proteins:
- a CDS encoding WhiB family transcriptional regulator, which yields MSTVITPPLPSVPTDKTIKADQADPPEVSLMQLTAIDEADALGVPVPCRSFDPEVFFAETPADVEYAKSLCGTCPVKAACLTGALERREPWGVWGGELFVQGVVVARKRPRGRPRKTEVMA from the coding sequence GTGTCCACGGTCATCACACCGCCACTCCCGTCCGTACCGACTGACAAGACCATCAAGGCCGACCAGGCCGACCCTCCGGAGGTTTCTCTTATGCAGCTCACCGCGATCGACGAGGCCGACGCGCTCGGCGTCCCCGTTCCCTGCCGCTCCTTCGACCCCGAGGTCTTCTTCGCCGAGACGCCGGCGGACGTCGAGTACGCCAAGTCGCTCTGCGGCACCTGCCCGGTCAAGGCGGCCTGTCTGACCGGTGCGCTCGAGCGCCGCGAGCCGTGGGGCGTCTGGGGTGGCGAGCTCTTCGTCCAGGGTGTCGTCGTGGCCCGCAAGCGGCCCCGTGGCCGTCCGCGCAAGACCGAGGTCATGGCGTGA
- a CDS encoding ATP-dependent DNA helicase UvrD2: protein MQEELLGALGRYDSYGSGGEAPVGADAVLAGLDPEQRAVATALHGPVCVLAGAGTGKTRAITHRIAYGVRSGVYQPQQVLAVTFTARAAGEMRGRLRQLGAEGVQARTFHSAALRQLQYFWPRAVGGEVPRLLERKVQLVAEAAGRSGLRVQRTELRDLTAEIEWAKVTQIVPDDYPAAVLKTGRDAPRDPAEIARVYATYEQTKRDRGVIDFEDVLLLTAAILEDRPEIGAQVRAQYRHFTVDEYQDVSPLQQRLLDQWTGGGASLCVVGDASQTIYSFTGATPDFLLNFRHRHPEATVVKLVRDYRSTPQVVHLANGLLSQARGQAAQHRLELVSQREAGPEPVYVEYADEPTEAETTAQRIKELMAQGVRASEIAVLFRTNGQSEVYEQALADLGISYQLKGAERFFERPEVREAGVLLKGAARAGEDPLTADAPDLAAQVRAVLATRGFGANPPAGSGAVRERWESLAALVRLAEEFEAGRRAAGERADLAAYVAELDARAAAQHAPAVEGVTLASLHAAKGLEWDAVFLVGLTEGTLPIIYAKTDEQVEEERRLLYVGVTRARAHLSLSWALSRSPGGRASRKPTRFLDGLRPGSGAAGPRSRGGRGGVEAGADRSAARRARGPVKCRVCDRTLTEAVERKLRRCETCPSSMDEALFERLREWRARQAKQQGVPAYVVFTDATLMAIAEDVPAGERELAVISGVGAMKLDKYGAAVLSLCAGEDPWEDSAEEPAGEPVEESAAEPAEESDEPA from the coding sequence ATGCAGGAAGAGCTCTTGGGTGCACTCGGCCGGTACGACTCGTACGGATCCGGCGGCGAGGCGCCGGTCGGCGCCGACGCCGTGCTGGCCGGCCTCGACCCCGAGCAGCGGGCCGTCGCCACAGCCCTGCACGGGCCCGTCTGCGTCCTCGCGGGCGCCGGCACCGGCAAGACCAGGGCGATCACCCACCGGATCGCCTACGGCGTGCGCAGCGGCGTCTACCAGCCCCAGCAGGTCCTCGCCGTGACGTTCACCGCCCGCGCGGCCGGTGAGATGCGCGGGCGGCTCCGGCAGCTCGGCGCGGAGGGCGTCCAGGCCCGGACCTTCCACTCCGCCGCGCTGCGCCAGCTCCAGTACTTCTGGCCGCGCGCCGTCGGCGGCGAGGTGCCCCGCCTGCTGGAGCGCAAGGTCCAGCTGGTCGCCGAGGCGGCCGGCCGCAGCGGCCTGCGGGTGCAGCGCACCGAGCTGCGCGACCTCACCGCCGAGATCGAGTGGGCCAAGGTCACCCAGATCGTGCCGGACGACTATCCGGCCGCCGTGCTGAAGACCGGCCGGGACGCCCCGCGCGATCCCGCCGAGATCGCCCGGGTCTACGCCACCTACGAGCAGACCAAACGCGACCGCGGTGTGATCGACTTCGAGGACGTGCTGCTGCTGACCGCGGCGATCCTGGAGGACCGCCCGGAGATCGGCGCCCAGGTCCGAGCCCAGTACCGGCACTTCACGGTCGACGAGTACCAGGACGTCTCGCCGCTCCAGCAGCGGCTGCTCGACCAGTGGACGGGCGGCGGCGCCAGCCTGTGCGTGGTCGGCGACGCCAGTCAGACGATCTACTCGTTCACCGGCGCCACCCCGGACTTCCTGCTGAACTTCCGCCACCGCCACCCCGAGGCCACGGTGGTCAAGCTGGTCCGGGACTACCGCTCCACCCCGCAGGTGGTCCACCTGGCCAACGGCCTGCTCTCACAGGCCCGCGGCCAGGCCGCCCAGCACCGCCTGGAGCTGGTCTCCCAGCGCGAGGCCGGGCCCGAGCCGGTCTACGTCGAGTACGCGGACGAGCCGACCGAGGCCGAGACCACCGCGCAGCGGATCAAGGAGTTGATGGCCCAGGGCGTGCGGGCCAGCGAGATCGCGGTGCTGTTCCGCACCAACGGCCAGTCCGAGGTCTACGAGCAGGCACTCGCCGACCTCGGCATCTCCTACCAGCTCAAGGGCGCCGAGCGGTTCTTCGAGCGGCCGGAGGTGCGGGAGGCGGGCGTGCTGCTGAAGGGCGCCGCCCGGGCCGGCGAGGACCCGCTCACCGCCGACGCGCCCGACCTCGCCGCGCAGGTCCGCGCCGTGCTCGCGACCAGGGGCTTCGGCGCCAACCCGCCGGCCGGCTCCGGCGCCGTGCGTGAGCGCTGGGAGTCGCTGGCCGCGCTGGTCCGGCTCGCCGAGGAGTTCGAGGCGGGCCGCCGGGCGGCCGGCGAACGCGCCGACCTGGCGGCGTACGTCGCCGAGCTGGACGCCCGGGCCGCCGCCCAGCACGCCCCCGCCGTCGAGGGCGTCACCCTGGCCTCGCTGCACGCCGCCAAGGGCCTGGAGTGGGACGCCGTCTTCCTGGTGGGACTCACCGAGGGCACCCTGCCGATCATCTACGCCAAGACGGACGAGCAGGTCGAGGAGGAGCGCCGGCTGCTGTACGTCGGCGTCACCCGCGCGCGGGCCCACCTCTCGCTCTCCTGGGCGCTGTCGCGCTCCCCCGGGGGGCGCGCGAGCCGCAAACCCACCCGCTTCCTGGACGGGCTGCGCCCCGGGTCGGGCGCGGCCGGACCGCGCTCGCGCGGCGGGCGCGGCGGGGTCGAGGCCGGGGCGGACCGCTCGGCCGCGCGCCGGGCCCGCGGCCCGGTCAAGTGCCGGGTCTGCGACCGGACGCTGACCGAGGCGGTCGAGCGGAAACTGCGCCGGTGCGAGACCTGCCCCTCCTCGATGGACGAGGCGCTGTTCGAGCGCTTGCGGGAGTGGCGGGCCCGGCAGGCCAAGCAGCAGGGCGTGCCGGCGTACGTGGTGTTCACCGACGCGACGCTGATGGCGATCGCCGAGGACGTGCCCGCGGGCGAGCGCGAGCTGGCGGTGATCTCCGGTGTGGGCGCCATGAAGCTGGACAAGTACGGTGCGGCCGTGCTCTCGTTGTGTGCGGGGGAGGATCCGTGGGAGGACTCCGCGGAAGAGCCTGCGGGCGAGCCCGTGGAGGAGTCCGCGGCCGAGCCCGCGGAGGAGTCGGACGAGCCGGCCTGA
- a CDS encoding M48 family metallopeptidase — MTAERDLQRSASRRRARPAPGAGTAASDARGRPAANPSPPQRPVEPRPGPDGTRAAGGSAQQPAGHRADVEVRRSARRSRTVSAYREGDRTIVLIPARMSHTEEQRWVAQMLDRLAAQESRRALDDDALEARARELSRVYLAGRAVPGQVRWVTNQNSRWGSCTPSERTIRLSHRLQGMPEYVVDYVLLHELAHLLVPDHGPRFWALLEGYPRTERARGYLEGVASAGRLPHIPEARGGGTAAEPGAMEGSREACG; from the coding sequence GTGACAGCCGAACGGGATCTCCAGCGGTCGGCGTCGCGTCGGCGCGCACGACCGGCCCCGGGGGCGGGGACGGCGGCGTCCGACGCGCGCGGCCGCCCTGCCGCGAACCCTTCCCCGCCGCAGCGGCCGGTCGAGCCGAGGCCGGGGCCGGACGGCACGAGGGCCGCCGGGGGCTCCGCGCAGCAGCCGGCCGGGCACCGGGCCGACGTCGAGGTACGCCGCAGTGCCCGGCGCAGCCGTACGGTCTCCGCCTACCGCGAGGGCGACCGGACGATCGTGCTGATCCCGGCCCGGATGTCGCACACCGAGGAGCAGCGCTGGGTGGCCCAGATGCTCGACCGGCTGGCCGCCCAGGAGAGCCGGCGGGCGCTCGACGACGACGCGCTGGAGGCCCGGGCCCGTGAGCTGTCACGGGTGTACCTGGCCGGCCGGGCGGTGCCGGGCCAGGTCCGCTGGGTGACCAACCAGAACTCCCGCTGGGGGTCCTGCACCCCGAGCGAGCGCACGATCCGGCTCTCGCACCGGCTCCAGGGCATGCCGGAGTACGTGGTCGACTACGTCCTCCTGCACGAGCTCGCCCACCTGCTGGTCCCCGACCACGGCCCCCGGTTCTGGGCGCTGCTGGAGGGCTATCCGCGGACCGAGCGGGCCCGCGGCTACCTGGAGGGCGTCGCCTCGGCCGGGCGGCTGCCGCACATCCCGGAGGCACGGGGCGGTGGGACGGCGGCGGAGCCCGGGGCGATGGAGGGTTCCCGCGAGGCCTGCGGCTGA
- a CDS encoding ThiF family adenylyltransferase, with product MLKPALSRLWRDRETLQFGAVRRHARVVESVDRTVAAFLELIDGSRDGATLLAAGERLGLDRDYCNAMLDSLAHSELLDDADALQQALARHPRPRQELLGPDLSSLSLVHPEPGEAAEVLQGRALARVEVRGAGRVGAGVAAVLAAGGVGAVTVADRGRVSARDCSPAGFPPTEVGRLRATAAREVVHRASGAAAADRHRRPVTETSAPTALVVLAPRSGAGAFTGLATEAQELMRAGRPHLYAGVVEHLGVVGPLVVPGASACGSCATLTRTDEDEAWPRLLAQLADDGPGRVRSPACDSGLATAVAGLAALHVELYLDGVLPPSVDGWCEISAADGMVRRLRLPGHPDCGCRWQTLPLARPGPTDTVRGG from the coding sequence ATGCTCAAGCCTGCCCTCTCCCGGCTCTGGCGCGACCGGGAGACCCTTCAGTTCGGTGCCGTCCGGCGGCATGCCCGGGTGGTGGAGTCGGTGGACCGGACGGTGGCCGCCTTCCTGGAACTCATCGACGGCAGCCGGGACGGGGCCACGCTGCTCGCCGCCGGGGAGCGCCTCGGGCTCGACCGCGACTACTGCAACGCGATGCTCGACTCGCTGGCTCACAGCGAGCTGCTGGACGACGCCGACGCACTCCAGCAGGCCCTGGCACGGCACCCGAGGCCGCGCCAGGAACTGCTCGGCCCCGACCTCTCCTCACTCTCCCTCGTCCACCCCGAGCCCGGGGAGGCCGCCGAGGTTCTCCAGGGCCGGGCCCTGGCCAGGGTCGAGGTACGCGGGGCCGGCCGGGTCGGCGCCGGCGTCGCCGCCGTCCTGGCCGCCGGCGGGGTCGGTGCGGTGACCGTGGCCGACCGCGGCCGGGTCTCCGCCCGGGACTGCTCCCCGGCTGGCTTCCCGCCGACGGAGGTCGGCCGCCTCCGGGCGACGGCCGCGCGCGAGGTGGTGCACCGGGCCTCGGGCGCCGCCGCGGCCGACCGGCACCGCAGGCCCGTCACCGAGACCTCGGCGCCGACGGCCCTCGTGGTGCTGGCGCCGCGCAGCGGCGCCGGTGCCTTCACCGGCCTGGCCACCGAGGCGCAGGAGCTGATGCGGGCCGGCCGGCCGCACCTCTACGCCGGTGTGGTCGAACACCTCGGTGTGGTGGGCCCGCTGGTGGTCCCGGGTGCCTCCGCCTGCGGCAGCTGCGCCACGTTGACCCGGACCGACGAGGACGAGGCCTGGCCGAGGCTGCTCGCCCAGCTGGCCGACGACGGCCCCGGGCGGGTCCGCAGTCCCGCCTGCGACAGCGGCCTCGCCACCGCCGTGGCCGGGCTCGCCGCCCTGCACGTCGAGCTCTACCTGGACGGGGTGCTGCCGCCGAGCGTGGACGGCTGGTGCGAGATCTCGGCGGCCGACGGCATGGTCAGGCGACTGCGGCTGCCCGGCCATCCCGACTGCGGCTGCCGTTGGCAGACGCTGCCGCTGGCCCGCCCCGGCCCGACCGACACGGTGCGCGGTGGGTGA
- a CDS encoding NUDIX hydrolase, with the protein MTTPDGGVASDGALHADAVRALRSWSVDDATQDRLRRDYLGHLAEHPDGLWKACLPAHITASAVVVDPAGGRVLLTLHPKVGRWLQMGGHCEPGDPTLAAAALREATEESGIAGLELLAFDGRPAPVKLDRHQVRCTGKDKPENTHLDVQYVALAPSGARELISEESLDLRWFGYDELPELTDGSVRELVAIARRLTG; encoded by the coding sequence ATGACGACCCCCGACGGCGGCGTCGCCTCCGACGGCGCCCTGCACGCGGACGCCGTCCGCGCACTGCGCTCGTGGTCGGTGGACGACGCCACCCAGGACCGCCTGCGCCGCGACTACCTCGGCCACCTGGCCGAGCACCCCGACGGTCTGTGGAAGGCCTGCCTGCCCGCCCACATCACCGCCAGCGCGGTCGTGGTCGACCCGGCGGGCGGGCGCGTCCTGCTCACCCTGCACCCCAAGGTCGGCCGCTGGCTCCAGATGGGCGGCCACTGCGAGCCCGGCGACCCGACCCTCGCCGCGGCGGCGCTGCGCGAGGCCACCGAGGAGTCCGGCATCGCCGGGCTGGAGCTGCTGGCCTTCGACGGCCGGCCCGCCCCCGTCAAGCTCGACCGCCACCAGGTGCGCTGCACCGGCAAGGACAAGCCGGAGAACACCCACCTGGACGTGCAGTACGTCGCGCTCGCGCCGAGCGGGGCCCGGGAGCTGATCAGCGAGGAGTCGCTGGACCTGCGCTGGTTCGGCTACGACGAGCTGCCGGAGCTCACCGACGGGTCCGTCCGCGAGCTGGTCGCGATCGCCCGGCGGCTGACCGGCTGA
- a CDS encoding zinc-dependent metalloprotease: MSDLPFGFSTPPEEPEDGKGKPEQSGQDKSGQGDQSKGASPEGTPQQPFGFGPGNPLGALFGMGAPGGAAGDNPFGAMLGNLNPNDLGAAFQQLGQMLSFEGGPVNWDLAKDIARQTVVADQAEGRSKDRSVSATERTAVADAVRLAELWLDSATEFPSGANTAVAWSRAEWIEATLPVWKDLVDPVAERVGNAMGGVLPAEMQAMAGPLMGVMRSMGGAMFGTQIGQALGALAAEVVGSTDVGLPLAPAGKAALLPQNIAEFGEGLSVPAEEVRLYLALREAAHQRLFAHVPWLRAHLFGAVEAYARGIKVDSSRMEELVGQLDPSNPEALQEALAGGLLQPEDTPEQKAALARLETALALVEGWVDAVVHAAAEPHLPQSGALRETLRRRRATGGPAEQTFATLVGLELRPRRLRDASRLWASLADARGIEGRDALWNHPDMLPTAADLDDPDGFVHRSSDEGLEGGFDFDALDKLLGEAAQGKGPGDGTAKGGDGDTDGTDQGDEGKQA; this comes from the coding sequence GTGAGCGACCTCCCCTTCGGATTCTCCACCCCGCCCGAGGAGCCTGAGGACGGCAAGGGCAAGCCCGAACAGAGCGGCCAGGACAAGAGCGGCCAGGGCGACCAGAGCAAGGGCGCATCACCGGAAGGTACCCCGCAGCAGCCGTTCGGCTTCGGCCCCGGCAATCCGCTGGGCGCGTTGTTCGGCATGGGCGCCCCCGGCGGCGCGGCCGGCGACAACCCCTTCGGGGCGATGCTGGGCAACCTCAACCCCAACGACCTGGGTGCGGCGTTCCAGCAGCTGGGCCAGATGCTGTCGTTCGAGGGCGGCCCGGTCAACTGGGATCTCGCCAAGGACATCGCCCGGCAGACCGTCGTCGCCGACCAGGCCGAGGGCCGCAGCAAGGACCGCTCGGTCAGCGCCACCGAGCGCACCGCGGTCGCGGACGCCGTCCGGCTGGCCGAGCTCTGGCTCGACTCCGCCACCGAGTTCCCGTCCGGGGCGAACACCGCCGTGGCATGGAGCCGGGCCGAGTGGATCGAGGCCACCCTGCCGGTCTGGAAGGACCTGGTGGACCCGGTCGCCGAGCGGGTCGGCAACGCGATGGGCGGCGTCCTGCCCGCCGAGATGCAGGCCATGGCGGGCCCGCTGATGGGCGTGATGCGCTCGATGGGCGGCGCGATGTTCGGCACCCAGATCGGGCAGGCGCTCGGCGCGCTGGCCGCCGAGGTGGTCGGCTCCACCGACGTCGGCCTGCCGCTCGCGCCGGCCGGCAAGGCCGCGCTGCTGCCGCAGAACATCGCCGAGTTCGGCGAGGGCCTGAGCGTCCCGGCCGAGGAGGTCCGGCTCTACCTGGCCCTGCGCGAGGCCGCCCACCAGCGGCTGTTCGCCCACGTGCCGTGGCTGCGGGCCCACCTGTTCGGCGCCGTCGAGGCGTACGCCCGGGGCATCAAGGTCGACAGCTCGCGGATGGAAGAGCTGGTCGGCCAGCTCGACCCGAGCAACCCCGAGGCGCTCCAGGAGGCACTGGCCGGAGGCCTGCTGCAGCCCGAGGACACCCCCGAGCAGAAGGCCGCGCTGGCCCGGCTGGAGACCGCCCTGGCCCTGGTCGAGGGCTGGGTGGACGCGGTGGTGCACGCCGCCGCCGAGCCGCACCTGCCGCAGTCCGGCGCGCTGCGCGAGACCCTGCGCCGCCGCCGCGCCACCGGCGGCCCGGCCGAGCAGACCTTCGCCACCCTGGTCGGCCTGGAGCTGCGCCCGCGCCGGCTGCGGGACGCCTCCCGGCTGTGGGCCTCGCTGGCCGACGCCCGCGGCATCGAGGGCCGCGACGCCCTGTGGAACCACCCCGACATGCTGCCCACCGCGGCCGACCTGGACGACCCCGACGGGTTCGTCCACCGCTCCTCCGACGAGGGGCTGGAGGGCGGCTTCGACTTCGACGCCCTCGACAAGCTGCTCGGCGAGGCCGCCCAGGGCAAGGGCCCCGGCGACGGCACCGCCAAGGGCGGCGACGGCGACACGGACGGCACCGACCAGGGCGACGAGGGCAAGCAGGCATGA
- a CDS encoding ABC1 kinase family protein: protein MSDLPRKAVTRTARLAALPLGIAGRATLGLGRRIGGRSADVVTAELQQATADQLFKVLGELKGGAMKFGQALSVFEAALPEEVAGPYRAALTKLQEAAPPMPASKVHAALAERLGADWRKQFRSFEDRPAAAASIGQVHRAVWHDGRKVAVKIQYPGAGEALLADLGQLSRVAWLIGPLIPGLDVKPLISELRERVAEELDYQLEAQAQQRHAEEFADDPDIRVPGVVAQADQVLVTEWMGGTPLSEVIAKGTQAERDRAGQLLARFLFAGPSRTGLLHADPHPGNFRLLKDDGPVEEWRLGVLDFGTVDRLPDGLPTPIGDSLRMALAGDATGVLDMLREEGFVKPSIDLDPDAVLDYLLPIIEPATVETFHFTRSWMRAQAARIADPRSPAYNLGKQLNLPPSYLLIHRVTLSTIGVLCQLGANAPFRTEMLDWLPGFAEEAAPA, encoded by the coding sequence TTGAGCGATCTTCCGCGCAAGGCAGTGACCCGAACGGCACGGCTTGCCGCCCTGCCCCTCGGAATCGCCGGCCGGGCCACGCTGGGCCTCGGCCGACGGATCGGCGGCCGGTCCGCCGACGTGGTCACGGCCGAGCTCCAGCAGGCCACCGCCGACCAGTTGTTCAAGGTCCTCGGCGAGCTGAAGGGCGGGGCCATGAAGTTCGGCCAGGCCCTGTCGGTCTTCGAGGCCGCGCTCCCCGAGGAGGTGGCGGGTCCGTACCGGGCGGCCCTGACGAAGCTTCAGGAAGCCGCTCCCCCGATGCCCGCCTCCAAGGTGCACGCCGCACTCGCGGAGCGGCTCGGCGCGGACTGGCGCAAGCAGTTCCGCAGCTTCGAGGACCGCCCGGCTGCGGCCGCCTCGATCGGACAGGTCCACCGGGCGGTCTGGCACGACGGGCGGAAGGTCGCCGTCAAGATCCAGTACCCGGGCGCGGGCGAGGCCCTGCTGGCCGATCTGGGCCAGCTCAGCCGGGTCGCCTGGTTGATCGGCCCGCTGATCCCCGGGCTGGACGTCAAGCCGCTGATCTCCGAGCTGCGCGAGCGGGTCGCCGAGGAGCTGGACTACCAACTGGAGGCGCAGGCCCAGCAGCGGCACGCGGAGGAGTTCGCCGACGACCCGGACATCCGGGTGCCCGGCGTGGTCGCCCAGGCCGATCAGGTCCTGGTGACGGAGTGGATGGGCGGCACCCCGCTCTCCGAGGTGATCGCCAAGGGCACCCAGGCCGAGCGCGACCGGGCCGGCCAGCTGCTGGCCCGGTTCCTGTTCGCCGGGCCGTCCCGGACGGGACTGCTGCACGCGGACCCGCATCCCGGGAACTTCCGGCTGCTCAAGGACGACGGACCGGTCGAGGAGTGGCGGCTCGGTGTCCTGGACTTCGGCACCGTCGACCGGCTCCCCGACGGCCTGCCCACCCCGATCGGGGACTCACTGCGGATGGCGCTGGCCGGCGACGCCACCGGGGTGCTGGACATGCTCCGCGAGGAGGGCTTCGTCAAGCCCTCGATCGACCTCGACCCGGACGCGGTGCTCGACTACCTGCTGCCGATCATCGAGCCCGCCACGGTGGAGACCTTCCACTTCACCCGCAGCTGGATGCGTGCCCAGGCCGCCCGGATCGCCGATCCCCGCTCGCCCGCGTACAACCTCGGCAAGCAGCTCAACCTGCCGCCCTCGTACCTGCTGATCCACCGGGTCACCCTGAGCACCATCGGCGTGCTCTGCCAGCTGGGCGCCAACGCCCCCTTTCGCACGGAGATGCTGGACTGGCTGCCGGGGTTCGCCGAGGAGGCCGCACCGGCGTAG
- a CDS encoding NAD-dependent epimerase/dehydratase family protein, with product MSSPPSDVRSGLTGDEDAPVTTGSPSPAYGGRPLTVAVTGAAGVLGERVAARLVASPAVRKVLAVDDRRGEVPGAQWRVLDIRDPAVAERLAGVDVVVHLAMDLGMESDPRARSAYNVRGAQTVVTAAAAAGVHRVVLCTSAMVYGALADNEVPLAEDSELRATEEASLVGDLLEIERLARRAPRAHPGLQVTVLRPAVVVGPGIDTVLTRHFEAPRLLVVAGSRPCWQFCHVDDLASALEYAALGLVEGEVTVGCDGWLEQEDVETLSGIRRMELPASLALGTAARLHRLGLTPAPAGDLAYTMYPWVVSGSRLHEAGWRPNFTNEEVLAELLAQVAGKHAVAGRRLGGKEAATSLGAAGATVALVGTAALVRRARRRRRF from the coding sequence GTGAGTTCCCCGCCTTCGGACGTTCGCTCTGGGCTGACCGGAGACGAGGACGCCCCCGTCACCACGGGTTCGCCGTCTCCAGCCTACGGCGGCAGACCGCTGACCGTGGCGGTCACCGGCGCCGCCGGCGTGCTCGGCGAGCGGGTCGCCGCACGCCTGGTGGCGTCGCCCGCCGTACGCAAGGTGCTGGCGGTCGACGACCGGCGCGGTGAGGTGCCGGGTGCGCAGTGGCGGGTGCTCGACATCCGCGACCCCGCGGTGGCCGAGCGGCTGGCCGGAGTCGACGTGGTGGTCCACCTGGCGATGGACCTGGGGATGGAGTCCGACCCCCGGGCCCGGAGCGCGTACAACGTGCGGGGCGCGCAGACGGTGGTGACCGCCGCCGCGGCCGCGGGGGTGCACCGGGTGGTGCTGTGCACCTCGGCGATGGTCTACGGCGCGCTCGCCGACAACGAGGTGCCGCTGGCCGAGGACTCCGAGCTGCGGGCCACCGAGGAGGCCTCGCTGGTCGGCGACCTGCTGGAGATCGAGCGCCTCGCCCGCCGCGCGCCGCGCGCCCATCCGGGCCTGCAGGTGACGGTGCTGCGGCCGGCCGTGGTGGTCGGCCCGGGCATCGACACCGTGCTGACCAGGCACTTCGAGGCGCCCAGGCTGCTGGTGGTGGCCGGCTCCCGGCCCTGTTGGCAGTTCTGCCACGTGGACGACCTGGCCTCGGCGCTGGAGTACGCGGCGCTCGGCCTGGTCGAGGGCGAGGTGACGGTCGGCTGTGACGGCTGGCTGGAGCAGGAGGACGTGGAGACGCTGTCCGGCATCCGCCGGATGGAACTGCCCGCCTCGCTCGCCCTGGGGACGGCGGCCCGGCTGCACCGCCTCGGTCTGACCCCGGCGCCGGCGGGCGACCTGGCGTACACCATGTATCCGTGGGTGGTCTCCGGCAGCCGGCTGCACGAGGCGGGCTGGCGGCCGAACTTCACCAACGAGGAGGTCCTGGCCGAGTTGCTGGCCCAGGTCGCCGGGAAGCACGCGGTGGCCGGGCGCCGGCTCGGCGGCAAGGAGGCGGCGACCAGCCTGGGCGCGGCGGGTGCGACGGTGGCGCTGGTCGGTACCGCCGCGCTGGTCCGCCGGGCGCGCAGGCGGCGGCGCTTCTGA